A part of Microbulbifer salipaludis genomic DNA contains:
- the glyQ gene encoding glycine--tRNA ligase subunit alpha, protein MSEQQTSGSAPAQDLSTFQGLIFTLQEYWARQGCVILQPLDMEVGAGTFHPATFLRAIGPETWNAAYVQPCRRPTDGRYGENPNRLQHYYQYQVVMKPSPSNIQELYLDSLRALGIDPAVHDIRFVEDNWESPTLGAWGLGWEVWLNGMEVTQFTYFQQVGGLECYPVTGEITYGIERIAMYLQGVESIYDLVWTRNADGTPVTYGDVFHQNEVEMSHYNFEHADVEFLFATFDHCERDSQRLIDLGLPLPAYEQVMKASHAFNLLDARHAISVTERQRFILRVRTLARAVAQAYFDARKALGFPMADEQLRNEVLAQAEKADNKAKAKKEKK, encoded by the coding sequence GTGTCCGAGCAACAAACCAGCGGTTCTGCCCCCGCGCAGGACCTGAGCACCTTCCAGGGACTGATTTTCACCCTGCAGGAATACTGGGCGCGCCAGGGGTGCGTCATTCTACAGCCTCTGGATATGGAAGTGGGCGCCGGCACCTTCCACCCCGCCACCTTCCTGCGCGCCATCGGCCCGGAAACCTGGAACGCGGCCTATGTTCAGCCCTGCCGCCGCCCTACGGATGGCCGCTACGGGGAAAACCCCAATCGCCTGCAGCACTACTATCAGTATCAGGTGGTGATGAAGCCATCACCGAGCAATATCCAGGAACTCTACCTGGATAGCCTGCGCGCCCTCGGCATCGATCCGGCGGTGCACGATATCCGCTTTGTGGAAGACAACTGGGAATCCCCCACCCTGGGTGCCTGGGGACTGGGCTGGGAAGTGTGGCTGAACGGCATGGAGGTCACCCAGTTTACCTACTTCCAGCAGGTGGGCGGCCTGGAGTGTTACCCGGTCACCGGCGAGATCACCTACGGCATCGAGCGTATTGCCATGTACCTGCAGGGGGTCGAATCCATTTATGACCTGGTGTGGACCCGCAACGCGGATGGCACACCGGTCACCTACGGCGATGTATTCCACCAGAACGAGGTGGAGATGTCGCACTACAACTTCGAACACGCGGATGTGGAATTCCTGTTCGCCACCTTCGATCACTGCGAGCGCGACAGCCAGCGTCTGATCGACCTCGGCCTGCCACTGCCTGCCTACGAGCAAGTGATGAAGGCCTCGCACGCATTCAATCTGCTGGACGCCCGCCACGCCATCTCCGTCACCGAGCGGCAGCGTTTCATTCTGCGCGTTCGCACCCTGGCGCGCGCCGTGGCCCAGGCCTATTTCGACGCGCGCAAAGCGCTCGGCTTCCCGATGGCCGACGAGCAACTGCGCAACGAAGTCCTGGCACAGGCAGAGAAGGCCGATAACAAGGCCAAAGCGAAGAAGGAGAAGAAGTAA
- a CDS encoding class I SAM-dependent methyltransferase has product MQQLILNPRAERRLKLGHLWIYSNEVDTGRSPLKGLAPGSQCEILDSKGKSLGHALVNPNQLICGRLVSRKGPLTAKLLKRRLESALALRERYFPHPSYRMVYGDSDGLPGLVVDRFGDYLVVQVSSWGMENLLPDIVDGLIALLKPAGILLRNDHQGRKVEELPALSEVVHGEVPEMAPFEENGVPLLAPVYAGQKTGWFYDHRDNRARLNQWVKGRKVLDLFSYAGGWGVQALAYGASEVTCVDASGQALDWCEENATLNRRQDDLITIQGKAVDAMKELIAEGHRYDAIVLDPPAFIKRRKDQKAGESAYRHINELALRLLEKNGLLVSASCSMHLESDTLLEILRGAGRHLDKSISIIGSGGQGADHPVHPAIPETRYLKAHFVHLSGTQQ; this is encoded by the coding sequence GTGCAACAATTGATTTTGAACCCCCGTGCCGAACGTCGCCTGAAACTCGGCCACCTGTGGATTTACAGCAACGAAGTCGATACCGGGCGCAGCCCGTTGAAAGGACTCGCGCCCGGCAGTCAGTGCGAGATTCTGGATAGTAAAGGTAAGAGCCTGGGCCATGCGCTGGTGAACCCCAACCAGCTGATCTGCGGACGACTGGTTTCGCGCAAGGGCCCCCTCACCGCCAAGCTTCTCAAGCGACGGCTGGAATCCGCACTCGCCCTGCGCGAGCGCTATTTCCCACACCCGAGCTACCGCATGGTGTACGGCGATTCCGATGGCCTGCCGGGCCTGGTGGTGGATCGCTTTGGAGATTACCTGGTGGTGCAGGTCAGCAGCTGGGGCATGGAGAACCTGTTACCGGACATCGTTGACGGCCTGATTGCACTTCTCAAGCCGGCGGGGATTCTGCTGCGCAACGATCATCAGGGCCGCAAGGTGGAAGAGCTGCCGGCGCTGAGCGAGGTGGTACACGGTGAAGTGCCCGAGATGGCACCATTCGAGGAAAACGGCGTACCGCTGCTGGCACCGGTTTATGCAGGGCAGAAAACCGGGTGGTTCTATGATCATCGGGATAATCGCGCGCGCCTGAACCAATGGGTGAAGGGACGCAAGGTATTGGACCTGTTCTCTTACGCCGGTGGCTGGGGTGTGCAAGCGCTCGCTTACGGCGCCAGTGAGGTCACCTGCGTGGATGCCTCCGGTCAGGCGCTGGACTGGTGTGAGGAGAATGCGACCCTGAACCGTCGGCAGGACGACCTGATCACGATTCAGGGCAAGGCGGTGGACGCCATGAAAGAGTTGATCGCGGAGGGTCATCGCTACGATGCCATCGTGCTGGATCCACCGGCGTTTATCAAACGGCGCAAGGATCAGAAGGCGGGGGAATCGGCGTATCGGCACATCAACGAACTGGCGCTGCGCCTGCTGGAAAAGAACGGCTTGCTGGTGAGTGCGTCCTGCTCCATGCACCTGGAGTCGGACACGCTGCTGGAGATCCTGCGCGGTGCCGGTCGTCACCTGGACAAGTCCATCAGTATTATCGGCAGTGGCGGCCAGGGTGCAGACCATCCGGTGCATCCGGCTATTCCGGAGACCCGTTATCTGAAGGCACACTTTGTGCACCTGTCCGGAACCCAGCAGTAA
- a CDS encoding CDP-alcohol phosphatidyltransferase family protein — protein MGIQALPPHSRRQKRDLSQALKPRAPAPDRQTGVVIRRAIPQQIVRADQWLWIDYVCSAVIFSTRIASKFQRARTMNINPNPDESEEQPQPASRWRHLPNLLSVSRILLVPVIVWLSLNQEHLWALVLFGVAATTDFLDGYLASRFGWQSYLGSLLDPVADRVFVLCLIPLLWYFDAIGPLYTVLIVFRYLVQLSVLPVFLLWLKRPINVVPDGATKFAALIVFLVLGMGFVDLWIIELLDESTGADEIFERTLGALTFIGCLSELWVLYKFLPRYWKVIRQEYDRFH, from the coding sequence GTGGGAATACAAGCGCTTCCGCCGCATTCCCGGAGGCAAAAGCGGGATTTATCGCAAGCGTTGAAGCCCCGGGCGCCGGCACCAGATCGGCAAACGGGCGTCGTCATACGGCGCGCAATACCACAGCAAATCGTCCGTGCTGACCAGTGGCTGTGGATAGACTATGTTTGTAGCGCGGTTATCTTTTCGACCCGCATCGCCAGCAAATTTCAGCGCGCCCGCACCATGAACATCAACCCGAACCCCGACGAGAGCGAGGAACAACCCCAACCGGCATCTCGCTGGCGTCACCTGCCGAACCTGCTCTCGGTAAGCCGCATCCTGCTGGTGCCGGTTATCGTATGGCTCTCGCTGAATCAGGAACATTTGTGGGCGCTGGTGTTGTTCGGTGTTGCTGCAACCACTGATTTTCTCGACGGTTATCTGGCCAGTCGGTTTGGCTGGCAGAGTTACCTTGGATCCCTTCTCGATCCGGTTGCCGACCGGGTTTTCGTGCTGTGCCTGATTCCGCTGCTGTGGTACTTCGATGCCATAGGTCCGCTGTACACCGTATTGATTGTGTTTCGCTACTTGGTGCAGCTGAGTGTTCTGCCGGTGTTTTTGTTGTGGCTGAAAAGACCGATCAATGTGGTGCCGGATGGTGCGACAAAATTTGCCGCGCTGATCGTATTTCTGGTGCTGGGAATGGGTTTTGTCGACTTGTGGATCATCGAACTGCTGGATGAAAGCACGGGCGCCGATGAAATTTTTGAACGCACGCTGGGGGCATTGACCTTTATCGGCTGCCTTTCAGAACTGTGGGTGCTGTATAAATTCTTACCGCGCTATTGGAAAGTGATTCGACAGGAATACGATCGCTTCCATTGA
- a CDS encoding TrkH family potassium uptake protein, giving the protein MRFAVIARVFGILLTVFSLTLLPPIGVSLWYEDGTHIAFTIAFAITLLTGLFMWLPVHDLKQDLRTRDGFVVTSLFWLILGSFGSLPLIISPQPDLSVVDSIFESISGLTTTGATTITGLDTLPPAILYYRQQLQWVGGIGVIVIALAILPMLGIGGMQLYKAEMPGPVKDTKLTPRIAETARALFVIYIVLTILCGIGYWWAGMTVFDAVGHAFSTVANGGFSTHDASMGFYAHNHAIMAIAIIFMLTAAINFGLHFVALSNRTLSHYWKDSEFRFYVMVTIGACGIIVGYLYASGTFDMQSSILHGVFQVVSIGTTAGFASESFALWPAFLPYILLLLGIMGACAGSTSGGIKSVRVMLIVKSGLRELNRLVHPNAVVPIKVNRKIVPSRVTDAVWGFFAIYILSFFVLTIIVMATGENFVTSFSTVASCLSNIGPALGDAAAHYGEVNEIAKCFLILAMLMGRLEIFTLLVLLTPAFWRH; this is encoded by the coding sequence ATGCGATTTGCAGTCATAGCGCGTGTATTTGGCATTTTGCTGACGGTATTCAGCCTCACCCTGCTGCCGCCCATCGGCGTCTCCCTGTGGTACGAAGATGGCACCCACATCGCATTCACCATTGCCTTCGCCATCACCCTGCTCACCGGCCTGTTTATGTGGCTGCCGGTACACGACCTGAAACAGGATCTGCGCACCCGCGACGGCTTTGTGGTGACCTCCCTGTTCTGGCTGATTCTGGGCAGCTTCGGCTCGCTGCCGCTGATTATCAGCCCACAGCCGGATCTCAGTGTGGTCGACTCCATTTTCGAGTCCATCTCGGGCCTGACCACCACCGGCGCCACCACCATCACCGGTCTCGACACCCTGCCCCCGGCCATTCTGTATTATCGACAGCAGCTGCAGTGGGTCGGTGGTATCGGGGTAATTGTTATCGCACTGGCGATCCTGCCCATGCTCGGTATCGGTGGTATGCAGCTGTACAAGGCAGAAATGCCGGGGCCGGTAAAGGACACCAAGTTAACGCCGCGTATCGCGGAAACCGCACGCGCGCTGTTCGTGATTTATATTGTGCTGACCATCCTCTGCGGCATCGGCTACTGGTGGGCCGGCATGACGGTGTTTGATGCGGTGGGCCACGCCTTTTCCACGGTGGCCAACGGTGGCTTCTCCACTCACGATGCGAGCATGGGGTTTTACGCCCACAACCACGCGATTATGGCGATTGCGATTATTTTTATGCTCACCGCGGCCATTAACTTCGGCCTGCATTTTGTTGCGCTGAGCAACCGGACCCTGAGCCACTACTGGAAAGATTCCGAATTCCGTTTTTACGTCATGGTCACCATCGGCGCATGCGGCATCATCGTCGGCTACCTGTATGCATCCGGCACCTTTGATATGCAGAGCAGCATTCTGCACGGGGTGTTTCAGGTGGTCTCCATCGGCACCACCGCCGGGTTTGCTTCCGAGAGCTTCGCCCTGTGGCCGGCGTTCCTGCCGTACATTCTGTTACTGCTCGGCATTATGGGCGCCTGCGCCGGTTCCACATCGGGAGGTATCAAGTCGGTGCGGGTGATGCTGATTGTGAAGTCCGGATTGCGCGAACTGAACCGGCTGGTGCACCCGAACGCCGTGGTGCCGATCAAGGTAAACCGCAAAATCGTCCCGTCGCGAGTAACCGATGCGGTGTGGGGATTTTTTGCCATTTATATTCTGTCGTTCTTCGTGCTCACCATTATCGTGATGGCAACCGGGGAAAATTTCGTTACCTCCTTTTCCACAGTGGCTTCCTGCCTGAGTAATATCGGCCCGGCACTGGGCGATGCGGCGGCGCATTACGGGGAAGTGAATGAAATTGCGAAATGCTTTTTGATTCTGGCGATGCTGATGGGACGTCTGGAAATCTTCACCCTGCTGGTGCTGCTGACGCCGGCGTTCTGGCGGCACTGA
- the gmhB gene encoding D-glycero-beta-D-manno-heptose 1,7-bisphosphate 7-phosphatase gives MAIIVLDRDGVINHQPDDHVTSVDQWIPLPGAIEAMAQLSRAGHQLVIATNQSGLARGLFDLDDLEAMHAKLRALVEDAGGEVAGIFYCPHSDEDNCRCRKPNTGLLDAIEAEFDTSLHDCYFVGDQRKDLECAIAKGCKPILVQTGRGQHTLASLLSNPEPQLAATAVFADLAHFADFVLQ, from the coding sequence ATGGCCATCATTGTTCTCGACCGCGACGGGGTCATCAATCATCAGCCCGATGATCATGTAACCAGCGTCGACCAGTGGATCCCCCTGCCGGGGGCGATCGAGGCCATGGCGCAGCTCAGCCGGGCGGGCCACCAACTGGTGATCGCCACCAACCAGAGCGGCCTTGCCCGCGGCCTGTTTGATCTCGATGACCTCGAAGCCATGCACGCCAAACTGCGTGCACTGGTGGAGGATGCCGGCGGCGAAGTGGCCGGTATTTTCTACTGCCCCCACAGCGACGAGGACAACTGCCGCTGCCGAAAACCCAACACGGGCTTGCTGGATGCCATCGAAGCGGAATTCGATACCAGTTTACACGACTGTTATTTTGTCGGCGACCAGCGCAAAGATCTCGAATGTGCCATCGCCAAGGGCTGCAAGCCGATTCTGGTGCAAACCGGGAGAGGCCAGCACACCCTTGCCTCACTGCTCTCAAACCCCGAACCGCAACTGGCCGCCACGGCGGTGTTTGCGGACCTCGCTCACTTTGCGGACTTTGTGCTGCAATAA
- a CDS encoding lysophospholipid acyltransferase family protein yields the protein MDIKGHLSAGALKLIGSLPLNWSRRLGQWVGHAAVAAHGDGLRVSKINLARCFPEMAEKERNRLARNSVVNTVTTGFEMATLWRQPWNLAEDRIIRIRNQQLLTGGVDAGRGVLVLAPHIGNWEIFGQYLATVGPTTSLYAPPKIAALDPLIREGREKTGAQLVPTNMRGVRALLKALKDGGIVGVLPDQEPDLSGGEFAPFFGHPTLTMTLAYNLIQRTGCKVVFGFAKRVADGFELVLLPAEQAIYSEEVTVSLAALNRGVEACIAEAPEQYQWEYKRFRRIPGGKSGIYRKR from the coding sequence TTGGATATCAAAGGGCATTTGTCAGCGGGTGCGTTGAAGCTGATTGGCAGTCTGCCGCTTAATTGGTCGCGGCGCCTGGGGCAATGGGTGGGACACGCCGCGGTGGCGGCCCATGGCGATGGCCTGCGTGTCAGCAAGATCAATCTGGCGCGCTGCTTTCCGGAGATGGCGGAAAAGGAGCGCAACCGGTTGGCGCGCAACAGTGTGGTCAATACGGTGACCACCGGTTTCGAAATGGCCACCCTCTGGCGCCAGCCCTGGAATCTGGCGGAAGACCGGATTATCCGCATACGCAACCAGCAGTTACTCACCGGTGGCGTGGATGCGGGGCGCGGCGTGCTGGTGCTGGCGCCGCACATCGGCAACTGGGAGATTTTTGGCCAGTACCTGGCCACCGTTGGCCCCACCACCAGCCTGTATGCACCTCCCAAAATTGCCGCGCTGGATCCCCTGATCCGCGAAGGGCGCGAGAAAACCGGTGCCCAGCTGGTGCCCACCAATATGCGCGGTGTGCGCGCGCTGCTGAAAGCACTGAAGGATGGCGGCATCGTCGGTGTGCTGCCAGACCAGGAGCCGGACCTGTCCGGGGGTGAGTTCGCGCCGTTTTTTGGCCACCCGACCCTCACCATGACACTGGCCTACAACCTCATCCAGCGCACCGGCTGCAAGGTGGTCTTCGGCTTTGCCAAGCGGGTAGCCGACGGCTTCGAGCTGGTTCTGTTGCCGGCGGAGCAGGCGATTTACAGCGAAGAGGTCACGGTTTCCCTCGCCGCCCTCAATCGCGGCGTTGAAGCCTGTATTGCCGAAGCACCGGAGCAATACCAGTGGGAATACAAGCGCTTCCGCCGCATTCCCGGAGGCAAAAGCGGGATTTATCGCAAGCGTTGA
- the trkA gene encoding Trk system potassium transporter TrkA, with translation MKIIILGAGQVGGSLAESLASERNDIVLVDSDEKTLRELRDRIDIGVVVGHASHPDILQEAGIEDADILVAVTNNDETNMAACQIAHSLFRVTLKIARVRASAYLQYPELFSTESIPIDVLISPEQIVSEYIARLIEHPGALQVLDFANGRVQLVAVRAVQGGPLVGHQLRYLREHMPKVDTRVAAIYRRNSPIIPQGSTVIEAGDEVFFIAARQDIRAVMSELRRLEQGYKRITIAGGGNIGLRLAHRLENRYSVKIIEQNHDRCIFLSEELSNSIVLHGSASDQDLLLEENIEDTDVFLALTNDDEANIMSSLLAKRLGTRKVMALINNRAYVDLVQGGEIDIAISPQQNTIGSLLTHVRRGDMVNVHSLRRGAAEAIEVIAHGDKRTSKVVGRKIEDIDLPEGASIGAIVRERDGESQVLIAHDNIIVETDDHVIVFLVDRRHTRHVEQLFQVGFSFF, from the coding sequence ATGAAAATCATTATTCTCGGTGCCGGCCAGGTCGGTGGATCACTGGCGGAAAGTCTCGCCTCGGAACGTAACGACATTGTTCTGGTAGACAGCGACGAGAAAACTTTGCGCGAGCTGCGCGACCGCATCGACATTGGCGTGGTCGTCGGCCACGCCTCGCACCCGGATATCCTGCAGGAAGCCGGCATCGAAGACGCCGACATCCTCGTCGCCGTCACCAACAACGACGAAACCAACATGGCCGCGTGCCAGATCGCCCACTCCCTGTTCCGGGTGACCCTGAAAATCGCCCGCGTGCGCGCCTCCGCCTACCTGCAATATCCCGAGCTGTTCTCCACCGAATCCATCCCCATTGACGTCCTCATCAGCCCCGAACAGATCGTATCCGAATACATCGCCCGGCTGATCGAACACCCCGGGGCCCTGCAGGTACTCGACTTCGCCAACGGCCGCGTCCAGCTCGTCGCCGTGCGCGCCGTACAGGGCGGGCCACTGGTAGGCCACCAGCTGCGCTACCTGCGCGAGCACATGCCCAAAGTCGACACCCGCGTTGCCGCCATCTACCGCCGCAACAGCCCCATCATTCCCCAGGGCAGCACCGTCATCGAAGCCGGCGACGAAGTGTTCTTTATCGCCGCCCGCCAGGACATCCGCGCGGTCATGAGCGAACTGCGCCGACTGGAGCAGGGCTACAAACGTATCACCATTGCCGGCGGCGGCAACATCGGGTTGCGCCTCGCGCACAGGCTGGAAAACCGCTACTCGGTAAAAATTATCGAACAGAATCACGATCGCTGTATCTTCCTTTCCGAAGAACTCAGCAACAGCATCGTGTTGCACGGCAGCGCCTCCGATCAGGATCTGTTGCTGGAAGAAAATATCGAAGACACCGATGTGTTCCTCGCCCTCACCAACGACGACGAAGCCAACATCATGTCGTCCCTGCTGGCCAAGCGTCTCGGCACACGCAAAGTAATGGCGCTGATCAACAACCGCGCCTATGTGGACCTGGTACAGGGAGGCGAAATCGATATTGCCATTTCGCCGCAGCAAAACACCATCGGCAGTCTGCTCACCCATGTGCGCCGCGGGGACATGGTCAATGTGCACTCCCTGCGCCGCGGCGCTGCCGAAGCGATCGAGGTCATTGCCCACGGTGACAAGCGCACCTCCAAGGTCGTGGGTCGCAAAATCGAGGATATCGACTTGCCGGAAGGCGCCAGCATCGGTGCGATCGTGCGTGAGCGGGACGGTGAAAGCCAGGTGCTGATTGCCCACGACAACATCATCGTGGAAACCGACGATCACGTGATCGTGTTCCTCGTTGACCGCCGCCATACCCGCCACGTGGAGCAATTGTTCCAGGTCGGCTTCAGCTTCTTCTGA
- the glyS gene encoding glycine--tRNA ligase subunit beta — protein sequence MAQDFLVELGTEELPPKALHTLMQAFADGIEQGLRDAELAYGSVKAYASPRRLAVAVSDLAEQQQDKQVEKHGPAVAAAFDKDGNPTKAAQGFARGAGVSVDELARVQTDKGERLAFISEQKGEATRNLLGDIVARSLAQLPIPKRMRWGARKEEFVRPVHWLVMLFGNDVVDTQVLGLKAGNATRGHRFHCNRILTVASPNDYVQQLRDPGYVVVDFAERREMIREQVQAEANNVNGEAVIDDDLLNEVTALVEWPVALTGRFEKRFLEVPAEALISSMKEHQKYFHVVDADGKLMPFFITVSNIESKDAKQVIEGNERVIRPRLSDAAFFFETDKKTSLEARREKLKSIVFQQKLGTVYDKTERLAKLAAAIAEKISGDSALAQRAAQLCKSDLVTEMVFEFADMQGIAGYYYAENDGEPLDVAKAMYEQYMPKFAGDALPVSETGTIIALADRIDTLVGIFGIGQPPSGSRDPFALRRASLGVLRILVEKNIDLDLRELLTLARDGYPRTALAEHDTVVDQTLAYMIERFRARYEDAGIKAEVFLAVSARKLSRPLDIDNRVKAVHSFSQLPEAEALAAANKRVSNILAKLDGPAPSEVDQSLLEEDAEKALYLAIRDAEEHVAPLYAAARFEEGLAGLSGLRETVDNFFDGVMVMADDEQLRNNRLALLGQLRALFLEAADISLLAPAK from the coding sequence ATGGCTCAGGATTTTCTGGTTGAGCTGGGCACCGAAGAGCTGCCCCCCAAAGCACTGCACACGTTGATGCAGGCCTTCGCGGACGGTATTGAACAGGGCCTGCGAGACGCCGAACTCGCCTATGGTTCGGTAAAAGCCTACGCCAGCCCGCGCCGCCTCGCGGTTGCGGTAAGCGATTTGGCCGAGCAGCAACAGGACAAGCAGGTCGAAAAGCACGGCCCGGCGGTTGCCGCGGCGTTTGATAAAGACGGCAACCCCACCAAGGCGGCACAGGGCTTCGCGCGCGGTGCCGGTGTCAGCGTCGACGAACTGGCACGAGTGCAGACGGACAAAGGCGAGCGCCTGGCATTTATCAGCGAGCAGAAAGGGGAAGCCACCCGCAACCTGCTGGGCGATATCGTCGCGCGCTCGCTGGCGCAGTTGCCCATACCCAAGCGTATGCGCTGGGGCGCACGCAAGGAAGAATTCGTGCGTCCGGTGCACTGGCTGGTCATGCTGTTTGGCAACGACGTGGTGGATACACAAGTACTTGGTCTGAAGGCTGGCAATGCCACACGCGGCCACCGCTTTCACTGCAATCGCATACTGACCGTAGCCTCGCCCAACGACTATGTGCAGCAACTGCGCGATCCCGGTTATGTGGTTGTGGACTTTGCCGAGCGCCGCGAAATGATTCGCGAGCAGGTGCAGGCAGAAGCCAATAACGTCAACGGTGAAGCCGTTATCGACGACGACCTGCTGAATGAAGTGACCGCGCTGGTGGAATGGCCGGTGGCACTCACTGGCCGTTTCGAAAAGCGCTTTCTGGAAGTACCGGCCGAGGCCCTCATCTCTTCGATGAAGGAGCACCAGAAGTATTTCCACGTGGTGGACGCCGACGGCAAGCTAATGCCGTTTTTCATTACCGTTTCCAATATTGAAAGCAAAGATGCCAAGCAGGTGATCGAGGGCAACGAGCGGGTGATCCGCCCTCGCCTTTCCGATGCCGCTTTCTTCTTCGAGACCGACAAAAAAACCAGTCTCGAAGCGCGCCGGGAAAAGCTCAAGTCCATCGTATTCCAGCAAAAGCTGGGGACCGTGTACGACAAGACCGAGCGCCTCGCCAAGCTGGCCGCTGCCATTGCCGAAAAGATCAGCGGCGATTCCGCGCTGGCACAGCGCGCGGCACAACTGTGCAAGTCCGACCTGGTCACCGAAATGGTGTTCGAGTTTGCGGACATGCAGGGCATTGCCGGTTACTACTATGCAGAAAATGATGGCGAACCACTGGACGTGGCCAAGGCCATGTACGAGCAGTACATGCCGAAGTTTGCCGGCGATGCACTGCCGGTGAGTGAAACCGGCACCATCATCGCGCTCGCCGATCGCATCGATACTTTGGTCGGTATTTTCGGTATCGGCCAGCCACCTAGCGGCTCCCGCGATCCCTTCGCACTGCGTCGCGCCAGCCTCGGCGTACTGCGCATTCTGGTGGAAAAGAATATCGACCTGGACCTGCGTGAGCTGCTGACCCTGGCCCGCGACGGTTACCCGCGCACAGCACTGGCCGAGCACGACACCGTGGTCGACCAGACACTGGCGTATATGATCGAGCGTTTCCGCGCGCGCTACGAAGACGCCGGCATCAAGGCCGAAGTATTCCTGGCCGTGTCTGCGCGCAAACTGTCGCGCCCGCTGGATATTGATAACCGGGTAAAAGCCGTGCACAGCTTCAGCCAGCTGCCGGAAGCGGAAGCGCTGGCGGCGGCCAACAAGCGGGTATCCAATATCCTCGCCAAACTGGACGGCCCGGCTCCGAGCGAAGTCGACCAGTCGCTGCTGGAGGAAGACGCCGAAAAAGCCCTGTATCTGGCCATTCGCGATGCAGAAGAGCACGTGGCACCGCTGTATGCTGCGGCGCGATTCGAAGAAGGTCTGGCGGGCCTGTCCGGGCTGCGTGAAACCGTGGACAATTTCTTCGACGGTGTGATGGTTATGGCCGACGACGAACAGCTGCGCAATAACCGCCTGGCCCTGCTGGGCCAGTTGCGCGCACTGTTTCTCGAAGCGGCAGATATTTCCCTGCTGGCGCCCGCCAAGTAA